In one window of Vulpes vulpes isolate BD-2025 chromosome 1, VulVul3, whole genome shotgun sequence DNA:
- the BEND6 gene encoding BEN domain-containing protein 6 isoform X5, whose protein sequence is MSSNLFSSPRDPFSGNAFLPGESSSEDEEPLADLSKEELCTKIKSLKQKLTNTRKENSRLRQSLVMLQVLPQAVTQFEELVGMAEALLKGGGTMSTSASTLWRATNNSSPDSFASTCSNSNSNSSSPISLKAEEEHHTDEKQFKIEKWQISRCNKSKPQKFINDLMQVLYTNEYMATHSLTGAKSSTSRDKAVKPAMNQNEVQEIIGVTKQLFPNTDDVSIRRMIGQKLNNCTKKPNLSKNLNSQDIK, encoded by the exons atgtcctccaatcttttctcaagtcca AGAGACCCATTTTCAGGAAATGCCTTTCTGCCTGGTGAGAGCTCCAGTGAGGATGAAGAGCCTTTAGCAGACTTGTCAAAGGAGGAATTGTGCACgaaaataaaaagtctgaaacaaaaattaacaaacacCCGGAAAGAAAACAGCCGACTTCGACAGTCTTTGGTCATGCTTCAAG TGTTACCACAGGCGGTCACGCAGTTTGAAGAATTGGTTGGTATGGCAGAGGCCCTGCTTAAGGGTGGAGGAACCATGTCCACATCTGCATCCACCCTCTGGAGGGCAACAAACAACTCCTCACCAGACTCATTTGCCTCAACGTGCAGTAATTCTAACTCTAATTCCAGTTCACCTATTTCCTTGAAAGCTGAAGAAGAGCATCATACTGATGAAAAACAG TTCAAGATTGAAAAATGGCAGATTTCCCGTTGTAACAAGAGCAAGCCTCAGAAGTTTATTAATGATTTAATGCAAGTACTTTACACAAATGAATACATGGCCACACACAGCCTGACAGGAGCAAAGTCCTCTACTTCCAGGGACAAAGCCGTAAAACCAGCTATGAATCAGAATGAAGTTCAAGAAATTATAG GAGTCACAAAGCAGTTATTTCCCAACACAGATGATGTTTCAATTAGGAGAATGATAGGGCAAAAGCTAAACAACTGTACCAAGAAGCCAAATTTAAGCAAAAATCTGAACTCTCAGGATATTAAGTAG
- the BEND6 gene encoding BEN domain-containing protein 6 isoform X4, producing the protein MSSNLFSSPVSIFMRDPFSGNAFLPGESSSEDEEPLADLSKEELCTKIKSLKQKLTNTRKENSRLRQSLVMLQVLPQAVTQFEELVGMAEALLKGGGTMSTSASTLWRATNNSSPDSFASTCSNSNSNSSSPISLKAEEEHHTDEKQFKIEKWQISRCNKSKPQKFINDLMQVLYTNEYMATHSLTGAKSSTSRDKAVKPAMNQNEVQEIIGVTKQLFPNTDDVSIRRMIGQKLNNCTKKPNLSKNLNSQDIK; encoded by the exons atgtcctccaatcttttctcaagtccagtgagtatctttatg AGAGACCCATTTTCAGGAAATGCCTTTCTGCCTGGTGAGAGCTCCAGTGAGGATGAAGAGCCTTTAGCAGACTTGTCAAAGGAGGAATTGTGCACgaaaataaaaagtctgaaacaaaaattaacaaacacCCGGAAAGAAAACAGCCGACTTCGACAGTCTTTGGTCATGCTTCAAG TGTTACCACAGGCGGTCACGCAGTTTGAAGAATTGGTTGGTATGGCAGAGGCCCTGCTTAAGGGTGGAGGAACCATGTCCACATCTGCATCCACCCTCTGGAGGGCAACAAACAACTCCTCACCAGACTCATTTGCCTCAACGTGCAGTAATTCTAACTCTAATTCCAGTTCACCTATTTCCTTGAAAGCTGAAGAAGAGCATCATACTGATGAAAAACAG TTCAAGATTGAAAAATGGCAGATTTCCCGTTGTAACAAGAGCAAGCCTCAGAAGTTTATTAATGATTTAATGCAAGTACTTTACACAAATGAATACATGGCCACACACAGCCTGACAGGAGCAAAGTCCTCTACTTCCAGGGACAAAGCCGTAAAACCAGCTATGAATCAGAATGAAGTTCAAGAAATTATAG GAGTCACAAAGCAGTTATTTCCCAACACAGATGATGTTTCAATTAGGAGAATGATAGGGCAAAAGCTAAACAACTGTACCAAGAAGCCAAATTTAAGCAAAAATCTGAACTCTCAGGATATTAAGTAG